In the genome of Blastopirellula retiformator, the window TGGCCTGGTCGCCGCGTGGTTCGGCGGCACCCGCGAAGGCGCCAAAGATGTCGGGATCTTCTTCAACCGGCAGGTCGACGGCAAATGGATCACGCCGGTCGAAGTCGCCAATGGCGTGCAGTACGTCACGCCCGATGGCAAAGAGCATCGTCATCCCTGTTGGAACCCAGTTTTGCACCAGGTCGAAGATGGCGACCTGACTCTCTTTTACAAATGCGGACCGTCCCCCAGCGCGTGGTGGGGCATGGTGATGAATTCCAGCGATGGGGGCGTCACCTGGAGCCAACCGCGGCGGCTACCCGAAGGAATCGACGGTCCCGTCAAGAATAAGGCGATCCTGCATGATGGAAAGCTGGTTTGTCCTTCTAGCAGCGAGAACGACGGTTGGCGGCTGCACTTGGAGATGACGTCGGACGGGGGCCGTAGTTGGACTCGCGTTGGCCCGCTGAACGAAGGTCACAAGGTTGGCGCGATTCAGCCAAGCGTGCTGATCCATGCCGATGGCCGCTGGCAGATCTTGGCTCGCGATCGCAATGGCGACGGCAACGTCTGGAGCACTTGGAGCGACGACCAGGGAATCACCTGGACTCCGCTG includes:
- a CDS encoding sialidase family protein; its protein translation is MEYLTDGAPHDSCHASTIALTKNGLVAAWFGGTREGAKDVGIFFNRQVDGKWITPVEVANGVQYVTPDGKEHRHPCWNPVLHQVEDGDLTLFYKCGPSPSAWWGMVMNSSDGGVTWSQPRRLPEGIDGPVKNKAILHDGKLVCPSSSENDGWRLHLEMTSDGGRSWTRVGPLNEGHKVGAIQPSVLIHADGRWQILARDRNGDGNVWSTWSDDQGITWTPLKSSGLPNPNSGTDAVMLADGRALLVYNHTHRSGSFPKSRNMLNVAVSKDGKAWEAALLLEKSPGEFSYPAVIQTPDGLVHITYTWQRKKVRHVTVDPAKLQTKPIQDGVWPE